A window of the Cystobacter fuscus genome harbors these coding sequences:
- the gluQRS gene encoding tRNA glutamyl-Q(34) synthetase GluQRS: protein MSLRGRFAPSPTGRIHLGNARSALLGWLQARAAGGRFLLRIEDLDRARCRPAFLDDLYRDLTWLGLDWDEPPLVQSERGEVYQAALETLERAGRVYPCFCTRAEIARAASAPHGLGEEGPRYPGTCATLTPEARAARAATRPPAWRFQAIPEEWCFEDGLHGRYCQDVAAAVGDFVVRRNDGVASYQLAVVVDDAASGITDVLRGDDLLSSTPRQLQLYEALGVTPPRFWHVPLVLGEDGKRLAKREGAFAVAELRERGIAVERVLGLLAAWSGLGDGSPMTREELIHRFRPELLPRTPVVAHETLLKEALGLG, encoded by the coding sequence ATGAGCCTTCGCGGACGCTTCGCGCCCAGCCCCACCGGGCGCATCCACCTTGGCAATGCCCGCAGCGCGCTGCTCGGCTGGCTCCAGGCCCGCGCGGCGGGAGGCCGCTTCCTCTTGCGCATCGAGGACCTGGACCGGGCGCGCTGCCGGCCCGCATTCCTGGACGACCTGTATCGAGACCTCACGTGGCTAGGCCTGGACTGGGACGAGCCGCCCCTGGTGCAGAGCGAGCGCGGGGAGGTGTACCAGGCGGCCCTGGAGACGCTGGAGCGGGCGGGCCGGGTCTACCCGTGCTTCTGCACGCGCGCGGAGATCGCCCGTGCGGCGAGCGCCCCCCATGGCCTGGGAGAGGAGGGCCCCCGCTACCCGGGCACGTGCGCGACCCTGACACCCGAGGCCCGCGCGGCCCGGGCCGCCACGCGCCCTCCGGCCTGGCGCTTCCAGGCCATTCCCGAGGAGTGGTGCTTCGAGGACGGGCTGCACGGCCGCTACTGCCAGGACGTGGCCGCGGCGGTGGGGGACTTCGTGGTGCGCCGCAATGATGGCGTGGCGAGCTACCAGCTCGCCGTGGTGGTGGACGACGCGGCGAGCGGCATCACCGACGTGCTGCGCGGCGATGATCTGCTGTCCTCCACGCCCCGGCAGCTCCAGCTCTACGAGGCCCTGGGCGTGACACCTCCCCGCTTCTGGCACGTGCCCCTGGTGCTGGGCGAGGACGGCAAACGACTGGCCAAGCGCGAGGGCGCCTTCGCGGTGGCCGAGCTGCGCGAGCGCGGCATCGCCGTCGAGCGGGTGCTGGGGCTGCTCGCGGCCTGGAGCGGGCTGGGAGATGGCTCGCCCATGACGCGCGAGGAGCTCATCCACCGCTTCCGCCCCGAGTTGCTGCCCCGGACTCCGGTGGTGGCGCACGAAACGCTCTTGAAGGAGGCCCTGGGGTTGGGCTGA
- a CDS encoding metallophosphoesterase family protein codes for MRFLHCSDVHMTADYPSLPMRPLGWRRWLAMFEQTLGGRRKAYARAPGTLATIADDARRWGVDHFILSGDVTQYALEPEFVLARQALGELAEDPGRCTIVPGNHDVFTPGSLRSGRFARHFGQLLHSDLPEHQREGAFPFVRLVGRDAAVVGLLSARVPVVPGVASGLIGAQQLEGLAAVVADPRLEGRALLVVVHHAPFTPRGGADRPLHRLRDAKALIRLLRGPRFAVLHGHIHHRYHLPATAERPHVFCAGSSTQAGREGYWIIEVNEGQVVGGHQHVPGGPHTPAAAEAHA; via the coding sequence ATGCGCTTTCTTCACTGCTCCGATGTCCACATGACGGCCGACTACCCGTCGCTGCCCATGCGCCCCCTGGGCTGGAGGAGGTGGCTCGCCATGTTCGAGCAGACCCTGGGCGGGCGCCGCAAGGCCTACGCGCGGGCGCCCGGGACGCTCGCCACCATCGCGGACGACGCGCGGCGCTGGGGCGTGGATCACTTCATCCTCTCCGGTGACGTCACCCAGTACGCGCTGGAGCCCGAGTTCGTGCTCGCGCGCCAGGCCCTGGGCGAGCTGGCCGAGGACCCGGGCCGGTGCACCATCGTCCCCGGCAACCATGATGTCTTCACGCCGGGCAGCCTCCGCTCGGGCCGCTTCGCGCGGCACTTCGGCCAGCTCCTGCACAGCGATCTGCCCGAGCACCAACGCGAGGGGGCCTTCCCCTTCGTGCGGCTGGTGGGCCGGGACGCCGCGGTGGTGGGGCTCTTGTCCGCGCGGGTTCCGGTGGTCCCCGGGGTCGCCTCCGGTCTCATCGGCGCGCAGCAGTTGGAGGGGCTCGCGGCGGTGGTGGCGGATCCGCGGCTGGAGGGCCGGGCGCTGTTGGTGGTGGTGCACCACGCCCCCTTCACGCCCAGGGGCGGCGCGGATCGTCCCCTGCATCGGCTGCGGGACGCGAAGGCGCTCATCCGTCTGTTACGGGGCCCACGCTTCGCGGTGCTGCACGGCCACATCCATCACCGCTACCACCTGCCGGCCACGGCCGAGCGGCCACATGTCTTCTGCGCGGGCTCGTCCACCCAGGCCGGACGCGAGGGCTACTGGATCATCGAGGTGAACGAAGGCCAGGTGGTGGGCGGGCACCAGCACGTCCCCGGAGGGCCGCACACGCCCGCCGCCGCCGAGGCTCATGCCTGA
- a CDS encoding NAD(P)/FAD-dependent oxidoreductase: MPRRTSAPHVVIVGAGPAGSSAATFLAQQGARVTLLERGHFPRDKTCGDGCTPRTLWMLERLGLGALASTDGTPVDSVHAVSPGGVVWDAAIPAHLFGGKASIIPREVLDERLAHRAVQAGATLREGVRVVGLEREGDVLRLRSLEGESLLADVVLGCDGSPSVIRGALGAPDFPAHECAFAIRAYYENVRLSHPRGLGFFWDEALLPAYGWIFPLSGGRANVGLGMRADHLAASGARLPELLERFCASPRVAAELAGGRRLGRPKGHHLPFGSSARHTTFDQALLLGDAAGFVNPLTGEGIEFALESGAFAAEAVAEAVNAGDLSARGLGGYARRWRTRFRTAFRLNRRLMWAFERPRLLDRVFRTACRDERTRDELIDVISGEATRLSWRFLASVALGR, from the coding sequence ATGCCCCGCCGTACCTCCGCCCCCCATGTCGTCATCGTCGGAGCAGGACCCGCGGGCTCATCGGCCGCCACCTTCCTCGCGCAGCAGGGCGCCCGGGTGACGCTGTTGGAGCGCGGCCATTTTCCCCGCGACAAGACGTGTGGGGATGGCTGCACGCCGCGGACGCTGTGGATGCTGGAGCGCCTGGGGCTCGGCGCGCTGGCGAGCACCGACGGGACGCCCGTGGACTCGGTGCACGCCGTGTCCCCGGGCGGCGTGGTGTGGGACGCCGCCATTCCGGCCCACCTCTTCGGCGGCAAGGCCAGCATCATCCCCCGGGAGGTGCTCGATGAGCGGCTCGCGCACAGGGCCGTCCAGGCCGGCGCCACCCTGCGCGAGGGCGTGCGCGTGGTGGGTCTGGAGCGCGAGGGCGACGTGCTGCGGCTGCGCAGCCTCGAGGGCGAATCGCTGCTCGCCGACGTGGTGCTCGGGTGTGACGGCTCGCCCTCGGTGATCCGCGGCGCGCTCGGGGCCCCGGACTTCCCCGCGCACGAGTGCGCCTTCGCCATCCGCGCCTATTACGAGAACGTGCGCCTGTCACACCCCCGGGGCCTGGGCTTCTTCTGGGACGAGGCGCTGCTGCCCGCCTATGGGTGGATCTTCCCGCTGTCCGGAGGCCGGGCCAACGTGGGCCTGGGCATGCGCGCGGACCATCTCGCCGCGTCCGGCGCGCGGCTGCCCGAGCTGCTCGAGCGCTTCTGCGCGAGCCCTCGCGTGGCGGCGGAGCTCGCCGGGGGCCGGCGCCTGGGGCGGCCGAAGGGACACCACCTGCCCTTCGGCTCCTCGGCCCGGCACACCACCTTCGATCAGGCGCTGCTGCTGGGGGACGCGGCCGGCTTCGTCAACCCGCTCACCGGCGAGGGCATCGAGTTCGCCCTGGAGTCCGGCGCCTTCGCCGCCGAGGCGGTGGCCGAGGCCGTGAACGCGGGAGACCTGTCGGCCCGGGGGCTCGGCGGCTACGCGCGGCGCTGGCGCACGCGCTTCCGCACCGCGTTCCGGCTCAACCGCCGGCTCATGTGGGCCTTCGAGCGGCCACGGCTGTTGGATCGCGTCTTCCGCACGGCGTGCCGCGACGAGCGCACCCGCGACGAGCTCATCGACGTGATCAGCGGCGAGGCCACCCGGCTCTCGTGGCGCTTCCTCGCGTCGGTGGCGCTCGGACGTTGA
- a CDS encoding CheR family methyltransferase → MRPMLGVESGAGVAPEPPPLSEREFTGIQQFIYREAGIWLSPAKKALVVGRLSRRLRELGNPSFATYLRRAEEDSAERVRLLDALCTHETHFFREPRHFDFLARDVLPRWRAQGDTGSGEGRRVRVWSAGCSTGEEPFSLAMVLRHHLPAEEGWEIDILATDLSTRILEQARQARWPVEKAVQIPKPYLRAYMLRGVGSQEAWMKADANLRALVRFQRVNLNDDNAVVGRFDLLFCRNVLIYFDPTSRARAVERLLNHLYPQGMLFLGHSESLLGLGTRVRAVMPTVYAPRASPAAVSAARG, encoded by the coding sequence ATGAGACCGATGCTCGGGGTGGAGTCCGGGGCGGGAGTGGCCCCCGAGCCCCCGCCGCTGTCCGAGCGGGAGTTCACCGGCATCCAGCAGTTCATCTACCGCGAGGCGGGCATCTGGCTGTCGCCCGCGAAGAAGGCGCTGGTGGTGGGGCGGCTGTCGCGCCGGTTGCGCGAGCTGGGCAACCCCTCCTTCGCGACCTACCTGCGGCGGGCGGAGGAGGACAGCGCCGAGCGCGTGCGGCTGTTGGACGCGCTGTGCACGCACGAGACCCACTTCTTCCGCGAGCCCCGGCACTTCGACTTCCTGGCGCGCGACGTGCTGCCGCGCTGGCGCGCTCAGGGGGACACCGGCAGCGGCGAGGGGCGGCGGGTGCGGGTGTGGAGCGCGGGATGCTCGACGGGCGAGGAGCCCTTCTCCCTCGCCATGGTGCTGCGCCACCACCTGCCGGCCGAGGAGGGCTGGGAGATCGACATCCTCGCCACGGATCTCTCCACGCGCATCCTCGAGCAGGCCCGGCAGGCGCGCTGGCCGGTGGAGAAGGCGGTGCAGATTCCCAAGCCCTACCTGCGCGCCTACATGCTGCGCGGCGTGGGCAGCCAGGAGGCGTGGATGAAGGCGGACGCCAACCTGCGCGCGCTGGTGCGCTTCCAGCGGGTGAACCTGAATGACGACAACGCGGTGGTGGGGCGCTTCGACCTGCTCTTCTGCCGCAACGTCCTCATCTACTTCGACCCGACCTCGAGGGCCCGGGCCGTGGAGCGGCTGCTCAACCATCTGTACCCCCAGGGGATGCTCTTCCTCGGCCACTCCGAGAGCCTGCTGGGCCTGGGCACGCGCGTACGCGCGGTGATGCCCACCGTCTACGCGCCGCGCGCCTCCCCGGCCGCAGTGTCCGCCGCGCGAGGGTGA
- a CDS encoding chemotaxis protein CheW, whose amino-acid sequence MSEETSAATQYLSFILAGEEYALGILRVKEIIEYDTVTRVPGAPVWVRGVFNLRGSVVPVVDLTVKLGLPSIQLTRRSCIVVVEVRQGNEDIVLGLLADAIGQVIELGPEDVAPPPAFGTPVHVDYLLGMGRVGTARKFILLLDIDKVLSGQEVLSATALRAPPGEDTERTTGKVA is encoded by the coding sequence ATGAGCGAGGAGACTTCCGCCGCCACGCAGTACCTCAGCTTCATCCTCGCCGGAGAGGAGTACGCGCTCGGCATCCTGCGGGTGAAGGAGATCATCGAGTACGACACCGTCACCCGCGTCCCGGGAGCGCCGGTGTGGGTGCGCGGCGTGTTCAACCTGCGCGGCAGCGTGGTGCCGGTGGTGGACCTGACGGTGAAGCTGGGCCTGCCGTCCATCCAGCTCACGCGCCGCAGTTGCATCGTGGTGGTGGAGGTGCGGCAGGGCAACGAGGACATCGTCCTGGGCCTGCTCGCCGACGCCATCGGCCAGGTCATCGAGCTGGGGCCCGAGGACGTGGCGCCCCCGCCCGCCTTCGGCACGCCGGTGCACGTGGACTACCTGCTGGGCATGGGCCGCGTCGGCACGGCGCGCAAGTTCATCCTGCTGTTGGACATCGACAAGGTGCTCAGCGGCCAGGAAGTGCTGTCGGCCACGGCGCTGCGGGCCCCGCCCGGGGAGGACACCGAGCGCACCACCGGGAAGGTCGCATGA
- a CDS encoding methyl-accepting chemotaxis protein encodes MTWFYNLKISTKLLLSFLGLSALNVVLGVFAIHQLGKMNDATDLVTDVWMPSLNFVSAVNTDTSDFVILEMKHVLTIDAAKKAEHERGMQRELESIENNLKGYEALISTEDERRMYQEFTRLWANFLEEHERVIAQSRTSPTLEQLQGIEQSRAQQLYEDANDKLGELVTAIQKSSRKASDDSDVIYAVARWWVLCVVGFSLLVGVLLSILIARIIAQPLTEALRVADRIADGDLGVRVTAETQDETGRLLAAMQRMVLKLSQVISEVREGASTLASASAQVSSSSQSLSHGTNEQATSVEETTASLEQMTSTITQNRDHSRQMEQMALQGARDAEESGKAVKETVEAMGSIAEKITIIEEIAYQTNLLALNAAIEAARAGAHGKGFAVVATEVRKLAERSQTAAREIGGLASSSVKVASRSGQLLSELVPSIRKTSDLVQEVVAASAEQATGVTQMNKAMLHVDQVTQRNASASEELASTAEELSAQAEALQQLVSFFHLAEGSERGTRPPAALRPQVHSPSAGLKAASSGLGAGASKPAPRAPAHASHPDEDRDFKRFQV; translated from the coding sequence ATGACCTGGTTCTACAACCTGAAGATCTCCACCAAGCTGCTCCTTTCCTTCCTCGGCCTGAGCGCGCTCAACGTCGTGCTGGGTGTCTTCGCCATCCACCAGTTGGGCAAGATGAATGACGCGACGGACCTGGTGACCGACGTCTGGATGCCCAGCCTCAACTTCGTATCGGCCGTGAACACCGACACCTCGGACTTCGTCATCCTCGAGATGAAGCACGTGCTGACGATCGATGCCGCGAAGAAGGCCGAACACGAGCGGGGCATGCAGCGCGAGCTGGAGTCCATCGAGAACAACCTCAAGGGCTACGAGGCGCTCATCTCCACCGAGGACGAGCGGCGCATGTACCAGGAGTTCACCCGGCTCTGGGCGAACTTCCTCGAGGAACACGAGCGCGTCATCGCACAGTCTCGCACCAGCCCGACCCTGGAGCAGCTCCAGGGCATCGAACAGAGCCGCGCGCAACAGCTCTACGAGGACGCCAACGACAAGCTGGGGGAGCTGGTGACGGCCATCCAGAAGTCCTCGCGCAAGGCTTCGGATGACTCGGACGTCATCTACGCCGTCGCCCGGTGGTGGGTCCTCTGCGTCGTGGGGTTCAGCCTGCTCGTCGGCGTACTGCTCAGCATCCTCATCGCGCGGATCATCGCCCAACCGCTCACCGAGGCCCTGCGGGTGGCGGATCGCATCGCCGATGGCGACCTGGGCGTGCGGGTCACCGCGGAGACCCAGGACGAGACGGGCCGGCTGCTCGCGGCCATGCAGCGCATGGTGCTCAAGCTCTCCCAGGTCATCAGCGAGGTGCGCGAGGGCGCCAGCACGCTCGCCTCCGCGTCGGCCCAGGTGTCCTCCTCCTCGCAGAGCCTGTCGCATGGCACCAACGAGCAGGCCACCAGCGTGGAGGAGACGACCGCGAGCCTGGAGCAGATGACGTCCACCATCACCCAGAACCGGGACCACAGCCGGCAGATGGAGCAGATGGCCCTCCAGGGCGCCCGGGACGCGGAGGAGAGCGGCAAGGCGGTGAAGGAGACCGTGGAGGCGATGGGCTCCATCGCGGAGAAGATCACCATCATCGAGGAGATCGCCTACCAGACCAACCTGCTGGCGCTCAACGCGGCCATCGAGGCGGCGCGCGCGGGAGCCCACGGCAAGGGCTTCGCGGTGGTGGCCACCGAGGTGCGCAAGCTGGCCGAGCGCAGCCAGACGGCGGCACGGGAGATCGGCGGGCTCGCATCCAGCAGCGTGAAGGTGGCGTCGCGCTCGGGGCAGTTGCTCTCGGAGCTGGTGCCCTCCATCCGCAAGACGTCGGACCTGGTGCAGGAGGTGGTGGCCGCCTCGGCCGAACAGGCCACCGGTGTCACCCAGATGAACAAGGCCATGCTGCACGTGGACCAGGTGACGCAGCGCAACGCCTCGGCCTCCGAGGAGCTCGCCTCCACCGCCGAGGAGCTGTCCGCCCAGGCGGAGGCGCTGCAACAGCTCGTGTCCTTCTTCCACCTCGCCGAGGGCTCCGAGCGCGGCACGCGTCCCCCGGCCGCCCTCCGCCCGCAGGTGCACTCTCCCTCCGCCGGGTTGAAGGCCGCCTCGAGCGGGCTCGGCGCCGGAGCGTCCAAGCCAGCCCCCCGAGCCCCCGCCCATGCTTCCCATCCCGACGAGGATCGGGACTTCAAGCGCTTCCAGGTGTGA
- a CDS encoding chemotaxis protein CheA produces MNRVILARGLLLPLASMTPELEKIHALFLAEAEEQLATLEQGLLALERTSGPQPLASLLCTLHTFKGGAGSVGLTAAVELAHLLEDLLTLLEARAVVLHAGLGSLMLQAVDVLREQVGLEPASESAQRLPAQEVRRLLESTLKASQPAQTRAAAPERPASPAEPSAHREHTLRVGLGRLDRMLDLTGEIAIARGRLAEMLGQAHRYTPQQLLEAHRDGDRLYLDLQELVMKVRMVPIGRTFQPFVRTVRDLGLAMGKQVRCELSGEDVEVDTTIAELIRDPLTHLVRNAMDHGMETPEVRQARGKEPTGTLSLRAVHDAGTLLIQVVDDGAGLDRERIAARARALGMLGAEETPDDGALLRLILAPGFSTAERITELSGRGVGMDVVKRNVEALRGTVSVDSTPGQGTTFSLRLPLTLSIIEGFNVAVGAETYVIPLQNVLECVELPSAESRPGRTGVFSLRGSALPYLRLREHFGLGGSTPARENLVVIGHERGLAGLAVDTLLGQGQTVIKPLGRFCQGLPGLSGSTLLGDGRVALILDVPALLHQVLQAAPPAAVA; encoded by the coding sequence GTGAACAGAGTCATCCTGGCGCGCGGATTGCTGTTGCCTTTGGCCTCCATGACTCCCGAGCTGGAGAAGATCCACGCCCTCTTCCTCGCCGAGGCCGAAGAGCAACTCGCCACGCTGGAACAGGGCCTGTTAGCGCTCGAACGCACGTCCGGCCCCCAACCGCTCGCCTCCCTGCTGTGCACGCTGCACACCTTCAAGGGCGGAGCGGGCTCGGTGGGCCTCACCGCGGCGGTGGAGCTGGCCCACCTGCTGGAGGATCTGCTCACGCTGTTGGAGGCCCGGGCCGTCGTCCTGCACGCCGGGCTGGGCTCGCTGATGTTGCAGGCCGTGGACGTGCTGCGCGAACAGGTGGGCCTCGAGCCCGCGAGCGAGTCCGCCCAGCGGCTGCCGGCCCAGGAGGTGCGGCGGCTCTTGGAGAGCACGCTCAAGGCCTCCCAGCCCGCCCAGACGCGCGCGGCGGCACCAGAGCGGCCCGCGTCTCCGGCCGAGCCCTCCGCGCACCGGGAGCACACCCTGCGCGTGGGGCTGGGACGACTGGACCGGATGTTGGATCTCACCGGGGAGATCGCCATCGCGCGCGGGCGGCTCGCGGAGATGCTCGGGCAGGCACACCGCTACACGCCCCAACAACTGCTGGAGGCCCACCGCGACGGGGACCGGCTCTACCTGGACCTGCAGGAGCTGGTGATGAAGGTGCGGATGGTGCCCATCGGGCGCACCTTCCAGCCCTTCGTCCGCACGGTGCGTGACCTGGGCCTCGCCATGGGCAAGCAGGTGCGCTGCGAGCTGAGCGGCGAGGACGTGGAGGTGGACACGACGATCGCCGAGCTCATCCGGGATCCGCTCACCCACCTGGTGCGCAACGCCATGGACCACGGGATGGAGACCCCCGAGGTGCGCCAGGCGCGCGGCAAGGAGCCCACCGGCACCCTGAGCCTGAGGGCCGTCCACGACGCGGGCACGCTCCTCATCCAGGTGGTGGACGACGGCGCGGGCCTGGACCGCGAGCGCATCGCCGCGCGTGCCCGGGCCCTGGGCATGCTGGGGGCGGAGGAAACGCCGGACGACGGCGCGCTGCTGCGGCTCATCCTCGCCCCCGGCTTCTCCACCGCCGAGCGCATCACCGAGCTGTCCGGCCGCGGCGTGGGCATGGACGTGGTGAAGCGCAACGTGGAGGCCCTCCGGGGCACCGTGTCCGTGGACAGCACCCCGGGCCAGGGCACCACCTTCAGCCTCCGCCTGCCGCTCACCCTCTCCATCATCGAGGGCTTCAACGTCGCGGTGGGGGCCGAGACGTACGTCATTCCCCTGCAGAACGTGCTGGAGTGCGTGGAGTTGCCCTCCGCGGAGAGCCGCCCGGGCCGCACCGGCGTCTTCAGCCTGCGCGGCTCGGCGCTGCCCTACCTGCGCCTGCGCGAGCACTTCGGCCTGGGAGGCAGCACGCCCGCCCGGGAGAACCTCGTCGTCATCGGCCACGAGCGCGGCCTCGCGGGCCTCGCCGTGGACACCCTGCTCGGCCAGGGCCAGACGGTCATCAAACCCCTGGGCAGGTTCTGCCAGGGACTGCCCGGACTCTCGGGCTCCACCCTGCTCGGGGACGGCAGGGTCGCCCTCATCCTCGACGTCCCCGCCCTCCTTCACCAGGTGCTCCAGGCGGCTCCTCCCGCCGCCGTCGCCTGA
- a CDS encoding sigma-54-dependent transcriptional regulator yields MTGRCLIADADLELRSTLRRFIEPRGWEALEARNAHEARELLRRARPDVVLLEEHLPGGHLSELLPEWRASHPSVPLLVLATTPSIDGAVQAIKLGAEQFVPKPVEPPALLRLLEHALEAQRTRAPLLPDTADGPDPFLGVSPLIRQLEATVRRVLDSDRALLLLGETGTGKGMLASWIHLHGPRASAPLVQLNCAGLAPQLLETELFGHERGAFTSAIQRKLGLLEVAHKGSLFLDEVGDMDPLVQPKLLKVLEERRFRRLGEVEERTVDIRLIAATHQNLVERVRAGRFRGDLYFRISTLPLRLPALRERPEDIPIIARDMLERLSLELGRPGLGLTGEAEASLRGYTWPGNLRELRNVLERAALLAPHSMLRTEDMDFNTALAAMLPGAPTTPVPESELSLTLREVERRHISRVLAAEGGHVGRAAQRLGIPRSSLYQKLKSLGLSARV; encoded by the coding sequence ATGACGGGTAGGTGTCTGATCGCCGACGCGGACCTGGAACTCCGCTCGACCCTCCGCCGGTTCATCGAGCCGCGGGGGTGGGAGGCACTGGAGGCGCGCAACGCCCACGAGGCACGTGAGCTGCTGCGCCGCGCCCGGCCGGACGTGGTGTTGCTCGAGGAGCACCTGCCGGGGGGGCACCTGTCCGAGTTGCTCCCCGAGTGGCGCGCCAGCCATCCCTCCGTCCCCCTGCTGGTGCTCGCCACCACCCCTTCCATCGACGGCGCCGTCCAGGCCATCAAGCTCGGGGCGGAGCAGTTCGTGCCCAAGCCGGTGGAACCGCCCGCCCTGCTGCGCCTGTTGGAGCACGCGCTGGAGGCGCAACGCACCCGTGCCCCTCTTCTCCCGGACACGGCCGACGGGCCGGATCCATTCCTGGGCGTCAGCCCACTCATCCGCCAGTTGGAAGCCACCGTCCGCCGGGTGCTCGACAGCGACCGCGCCCTGCTGCTGCTGGGAGAAACCGGGACGGGCAAGGGCATGCTCGCCTCGTGGATCCACCTGCACGGGCCCCGGGCCAGCGCGCCCCTGGTGCAGCTCAACTGCGCGGGCCTGGCGCCGCAGCTCCTGGAGACGGAGCTCTTCGGCCACGAGCGCGGCGCCTTCACCAGCGCCATCCAGCGCAAGCTGGGCCTGCTCGAGGTCGCCCACAAGGGCTCCCTGTTCCTCGACGAGGTGGGCGACATGGATCCGCTCGTCCAACCCAAGCTGCTCAAGGTGCTCGAGGAGCGGCGCTTCCGGCGCCTGGGCGAGGTGGAGGAGCGCACGGTGGACATCCGGCTCATCGCCGCCACCCACCAGAACCTCGTCGAGCGCGTGCGGGCCGGGCGCTTCCGGGGCGATCTCTACTTCCGCATCAGCACCCTGCCCCTGCGCCTTCCCGCGCTGCGCGAGCGCCCCGAGGACATCCCCATCATCGCCCGGGACATGCTCGAGCGGCTCTCGCTGGAATTGGGGCGTCCCGGGCTCGGGCTGACGGGTGAGGCCGAGGCCTCCCTGCGCGGCTACACCTGGCCCGGCAACCTGCGCGAGCTGCGCAACGTGCTCGAGCGCGCCGCCCTCCTCGCTCCCCACTCCATGCTGCGAACGGAGGACATGGACTTCAACACCGCCCTCGCGGCGATGCTCCCCGGCGCGCCCACCACGCCCGTGCCCGAGTCGGAACTCTCGCTCACCCTGCGGGAAGTCGAGCGCCGCCACATCTCCCGGGTCCTCGCCGCCGAGGGAGGCCATGTCGGCCGCGCCGCCCAGCGGCTCGGCATCCCCCGTAGCTCCCTGTATCAGAAGCTCAAGAGCCTGGGCCTCTCGGCCAGAGTCTAG
- the rlmN gene encoding 23S rRNA (adenine(2503)-C(2))-methyltransferase RlmN, giving the protein MDASPAALPLVNLYDLPRAALGELLGHWGYSAHYRDLLWTALYRQQVESFDALTGLKPELVATLRERTLLERPTTHHEVFSSDGYTRKLLLRLRDGQTVETVLMRFKGRATVCLSTQAGCAMGCVFCATGQMGFVRHLSPGEIIGQVLHVTRLLRETNETLRNVVLMGMGEPLHNYEGTLAAVDILVDALGLALGPRFITLSTVGVVPGIRRLADEDRPVQLAVSLHGATDAERGALVPAARKWSLAELMDACRYYTHKRKRRIFYEWALISGRNDTPEQAHALGTLLEGMDAHVNLIPLNPTVGYAEQPSGPDSVRAFQDILAGYGLPSTVRQRRGIDIDAGCGQLKAAVERPRPARQPHAS; this is encoded by the coding sequence ATGGATGCCTCCCCCGCCGCCCTCCCCCTGGTCAATCTGTACGACCTGCCCCGCGCCGCCCTGGGCGAGCTGCTGGGCCACTGGGGCTACAGCGCCCACTACCGGGACCTGCTCTGGACGGCGCTCTACCGGCAACAGGTGGAGTCCTTCGACGCCCTCACCGGGCTGAAGCCGGAGCTGGTGGCGACGCTGCGCGAGCGCACGCTCCTGGAGCGGCCCACCACCCACCACGAGGTGTTCAGCTCGGACGGCTACACCCGGAAGCTGCTCCTGCGGCTGCGCGATGGGCAGACGGTGGAGACGGTGCTCATGCGCTTCAAGGGCCGGGCCACGGTGTGCCTGAGTACGCAGGCGGGCTGCGCCATGGGGTGCGTGTTCTGCGCCACCGGGCAGATGGGCTTCGTGCGCCACCTGTCGCCCGGGGAGATCATCGGCCAGGTGCTGCACGTCACGCGGCTGCTGCGCGAGACGAACGAGACCCTGCGCAACGTGGTGCTCATGGGCATGGGCGAGCCCCTGCACAACTACGAGGGCACTCTCGCCGCGGTGGACATCCTGGTGGACGCGCTGGGGCTGGCGCTCGGACCGCGCTTCATCACCCTGAGCACCGTGGGCGTGGTGCCCGGCATCCGCCGGCTCGCGGACGAGGACCGGCCGGTGCAGCTCGCCGTGAGCCTGCATGGCGCCACGGACGCGGAGCGGGGCGCGCTGGTGCCCGCGGCGCGCAAGTGGTCGCTCGCCGAGCTGATGGACGCCTGCCGCTACTACACGCACAAGCGCAAGCGCCGCATCTTCTATGAGTGGGCCCTCATCTCCGGGCGCAACGACACGCCCGAGCAGGCCCATGCGCTGGGCACGCTGCTCGAGGGCATGGACGCGCACGTCAACCTCATCCCCCTCAACCCCACGGTGGGCTACGCCGAGCAGCCCAGCGGTCCGGACTCCGTGCGCGCCTTCCAGGACATCCTCGCGGGCTACGGCCTGCCGAGCACCGTGCGCCAGCGCCGCGGCATCGACATCGACGCGGGCTGTGGCCAGCTCAAGGCCGCCGTGGAGCGCCCACGCCCCGCGCGCCAGCCCCACGCCTCATGA